A portion of the Podospora pseudoanserina strain CBS 124.78 chromosome 2, whole genome shotgun sequence genome contains these proteins:
- the ssh4 gene encoding Protein ssh4 (EggNog:ENOG503NZ1J; COG:U), with amino-acid sequence MTNNRHSFHTMDRYDHYPSNPNPAPNGIIIGLLSSFGSAIVILCVFLIIYYFKYTSSGRIFLDRIGRPGEYDDEQAFAREEAEALETMDDMQRTEYLRAKAFIAANPPESVQTDISLSQYLAIQEKGVSAWEFEPELEIANCFVEARTEIEFFDSECTVMSNLPVPKQNEVYYWEAKIYEKPDNTLVSIGMCTKPYPLFRLPGFHKHSVAYLSNGSRRYNQPFKGNHYGPQIVQGDVIGVGYRPRTGAIFFTRNGKKLEEAAHGMKTQNFFPSIGANGPCIVHVNFGQAGFVFIEANVKKWGLAPMTGSLAPPPPYGSEQGSILLETGRKDGYTGSYTRGHGGSQSVQLYPRQGGPGLNPGHTRSRSGNFRVLPPTSPGPQRSPTDISLSHLVPTEDAGEPSSAAAAETRNEEGAQNAGLGVHDPNHPPPPEYTSPEHSDAERDDSDDENRPLINISRSRNGSLATVRARSASNAQGRPIQQRSSPSPPIPSYQDAILQGAGRDRSGSAMSSRSARSGRTGR; translated from the exons TCATCATCTACTATTTCAAGTACACATCCTCGGGCCGCATCTTCCTCGACCGGATCGGTCGTCCCGGCGAGTACGATGACGAGCAGGCGTTTGCacgggaggaggccgaggcatTGGAGACGATGGATGACATGCAGAGGACGGAATATTTGAGAGCAAAGG CCTTTATTGCTGCCAACCCCCCCGAGTCTGTGCAGACGGACATCTCGCTATCGCAGTATCTGGCTATTCAGGAGAAGGGTGTTTCTGCTTGGGAGTTTGAGCCGGAGCTGGAGATTGCCAACTGCTTTGTTGAAGCCCGTACGGAGATTGAGTTCTTCGATTCGGAATGCACCGTCATGAGCAATCTGCCAGTACCAAAACAGAACGAAGTCTACTACTGGGAAGCCAAGATCTACGAGAAGCCAGACAATACTCTGGTCAGCATCGGCATGTGCACGAAACCCTATCCGCTGTTCCGGTTACCAG GCTTCCACAAACACTCTGTTGCCTATCTTTCCAATGGTTCTCGCCGCTACAACCAACCGTTCAAGGGCAACCACTACGGCCCCCAAATTGTTCAAGGTGACGTTATTGGCGTTGGGTACCGACCTCGGACCGGCGCTATATTCTTCACACGAAACGggaagaagctggaagaAGCCGCCCACGGCATGAAGACGCAAAACTTCTTCCCCTCGATCGGAGCGAATGGCCCATGCATCGTGCACGTCAACTTTGGCCAGGCCGGATTTGTTTTCATCGAGGCCAACGTAAAGAAGTGGGGTCTGGCCCCCATGACGGGCTCACtggcaccacctccaccatacGGCTCTGAGCAAGGCAGCATTCTTCTCGAAACGGGACGGAAGGACGGATACACAGGGTCATACACTCGCGGTCATGGCGGAAGTCAGTCTGTGCAGCTTTACCCTAGGCAAGGCGGACCCGGTTTGAATCCCGGTCATACCCGTTCGAGATCTGGTAACTTCAGAGttctcccacccaccagccCAGGGCCCCAGCGCAGCCCAACCGATATTTCCCTTTCCCATTTGGTTCCTACAGAAGACGCCGGAGAGCCTAGCAGCGCCGCGGCAGCTGAAACACGCAACGAGGAGGGGGCGCAAAATGCAGGCCTTGGTGTTCACGACCCCAACCATCCGCCCCCACCAGAGTACACGAGCCCGGAACACTCGGATGCCGAGCGCGATGACAGTGACGATGAGAACCGGCCATTGATCAACATCAGCAGGAGCCGTAATGGCTCCCTGGCTACTGTTCGAGCGAGGAGCGCTAGCAATGCTCAGGGTCGGCCCATTCAGCAGCGCTCGTCACCAAGTCCTCCCATTCCAAGCTATCAGGATGCCATTTTGCAAGGAGCTGGGCGTGACAGAAGCGGCAGCGCCATGTCGTCGAGATCGGCGAGATCAGGAAGGACCGGGAGGTAA
- a CDS encoding hypothetical protein (COG:D; EggNog:ENOG503P4A5) — translation MADYSSMKVPELKKVLQERSLPLTGNKADLIARLQEDDNQKAPEAAEPKADTKPAAAAEDEIDYDDDDFPPMAKKADAAPAATQDKPSEEKKSEDAPAVVETKADETAAPATTTTKDDKPAETTATEEPAAAPAAPLFSANLAATNAQTEAEKRAARAARFGITLDENSEEAKAAARAAKFGVANDQISALDSALPERGPRKRGREAKDDGSKVKGAEGGNKRPQQQQPSANVRNNSNNGRNQQGRGGRVRGGPGGAGRQQRNGGGGGAAAATKLPQREEDPAERAKREARAKRFA, via the exons atGGCCGACTACAGCAGCATGAAGGTCCccgagttgaagaaggttCTTCAGGAGCGCAGCCTACCGTTGACCGGCAACAAGGCCGACCTGATTGCCCGTCTCCAGGAGGACGACAATCAGAAGGCCCCGGAAGCCGCAGAGCCCAAGGCCG ACACCAAGCCCGCCGCTGCGGCGGAGGATGAGATCGactacgacgacgatgatttTCCTCccatggccaagaaggctgatGCCGCTCCCGCCGCCACTCAAGACAAGCCAtcagaggagaagaagtcggaGGATGCGCCAGCCGTTGTCGAAACCAAGGCTGATGAGACTGCTGcccctgccaccaccaccaccaaagacgaCAAGCCAGCTGAGACCACCGCCACAGAGGAACCCGCCGCTGCCCCAGCTGCACCTCTCTTCTCAGCGAACCTTGCCGCGACCAACGCGCAGACGGAAGCAGAGAAGCGGGCTGCTCGCGCCGCCAGATTCGGCATCACGCTAGACGAAAACTcggaggaggccaaggccgcGGCGAGGGCTGCCAAGTTCGGGGTGGCTAATGACCAGATCTCGGCTCTGGACAGCGCGCTGCCTGAGCGggggccgaggaagagggggagggaggcgaaggATGATGGGAGCAAGGTTAAGGGTGCTGAGGGCGGCAACAAGcggccgcagcagcagcagcctaGTGCCAATGTCCGGAACAACAGCAATAACGGCCGTAACCAGCAGGGACGGGGCGGTCGTGTGCGTGGTGGTCcgggtggtgctggtcgGCAGCAGCGCaatggggggggtggtggtgctgctgctgcgacgaAGCTGCCgcaaagggaggaggatccgGCGGAGAGGGCtaagagggaggcgagggctAAGAGGTTTGCGTAA